The segment ACCAGGTCCTCCCCTGCGCCCTCCCCCGCCCCGGAACGGAACTCCCGCCACTCCGCGGGGAAGTAGCGACCCACGTCGTGGTAGAGCCACCGCAGGTCTGCCGGGCGGTTCAGCATCAGGTAGACCAGCAGCAGCGCCCGCACCCGTTCCGGATACTTCTGCGCGTATACCAGCGCCAGGGTCGTCCCCCACGAACCGCCCCACAGCACCCACCGGTCGACGTCGAGGTGGTCCCGCAGCCTTTCGACATCGTCGATCAGATCGTGCGTGGTGTTGTGGGTGAGCGGGACGGCCGGATCGGCGGCGGACGGGGTGCTCCGGCCGCAGTTCCGCTGGTCCATCTGGACAATCAGGTAGCGCTCCGGATCCCAGATGCTGCGCAGTCCCGGGCTGCTGCCCGAGCCGGGGCCGCCATGGAGGACGAGCGCCGGCACCCCGTCCGGATTCCCGCTCGTTTCCCAGTAGATCCGGTGCCCGTGACCAACATCGAGAAATCCCCAGTCGTACGGTTCGATCTTTGGAAAGGGACCCATCCGCATACTCCCCGAAAGTACCTTCCGCCTGTGGCGCCCACTCCTCCTGCGGGGCCCTCAGTGTGCTCCGGGACCCGTTGCCAGGTCCCGGAGCACACTGAGCGCCGTTGCTGATCAGTGGTCGTAGCTCATGGCCCCTCCCCCCTCTCCGATCTCGGCGCTCCGATTTCACGGGCGGACGCCCGTGGCTCCATGAGGTTGCTGCGGCGGGTCAGCCCGGCTGCCGGAAGGTGAGGGGAAGGAGGTCGAGACTGCGCACGGTCGCGGTGGTGCGCCGCTTCGGCGTTCCCGCCAACCAGAGATCCGGGGCCTCGGCGAGGCAGTAGATGATCTCTCGGACGGCGATGCGTCCGAACACTGCGCCGAGGCACCCGTGCAGGCCCCAGCCGAAGGCGAGGTGGCGGTTGGGCGCGCGGTCCAGCACCAGTTCCTCGGGGCGTTCGAACTCCCGTGGATCGCGGTTGGCCGAGGCCACGAGGGCGAGGACGACGTCGCCGCGTTCGATCGGCTGGCCTGCGATCGTGGTCGGACGGACGGCGACCCTGCTGGTGCCCTGAGCGGGGCCCTCGAAGCGGATCAATTCGTCGACGGCGGTCTCCAGCAATTTCTCGTCCCCGCGGCGGCGAATCGCCTCCAGTGCTTCGGGGTGCTGCACGAGCGCCAGGGCGACATTGCTGATGGTGGCGAACAGCGTGCCGTAGCTGGCGTTGAACATGACGCCCGTGGTGTTGCGGATGTAGTGCTCCGGAACGCCGGCCTTGCCGCCCGTACGCCTGATCACGGAGAGCACCCCGGGTCGGTCCGCGGCCGCGTACCACTGTTCGACCAGCTTGTTGAGCTGGTTCTTGGCTTCGTCGCCCGAGGCGGCGCGGCCTGGGTCGAGGCCGACGTCCATCCGTCTCGCGATGCTGTCCGACAGCGGTACGTACAGGTCCTGCGCCGGCTTTTCGACGCCGAACAGCTCCGAGGTGACCGAGAGCGCGACGGGGGCCGCGACCTCGTGGATCCAGTCGAACCGCTCGCGTCCGGCCAGGGCGAGGAAGAGGCGCTCGATGCTTCTGCGGGCCCGCTGCCCCATCGCGTCCAGGTCCTGGCTCCGCAGGGCGTCCGAGAGCACGGTCTTGAGCGGAGTCAGCGCGGGCGGATCGAGGGTCTGTATGTTCTGTAGGAATTCGGGAACCTCGACCCCGACCCTGCGGCGGTCCCGAGCAAAGGTTTCGTTGTCCCGCAAAACCTCACGGCATTCTCGGTAACGCGTCAATGCCCACGAATTCGACTGCTCGTGCCAGAAAATTGGTGTCTGCTCGCGGAGGTCTGCATAGAGCGGATACGGATTGGCCAACGTGTCGGGGTGCAGCGGATTGTAAACGCTCGTACCAGGCATGAGCTATCAAACCCCTCACGCGCGCCCGTTCCCATGCGGTGAACGGGCGCGCAACAGCTTGACCTGTAGGAATGGGGAAATCCGGTTACCGGCGTGCGCTCTAATGATCAGCATGCAGAGCCTCCGGTTCGGTGTCAAGAGGCACTCACTGCGAAGAATTTTACAGACGGACAGGAATTGACAATTCCCGCACAATCTCGTTTTGCCCGAGATGGGAGGGTTTACACCGCCCCTCAGCAATCGCTTCCTCAAGCCTACCTGGAATGTATTGTGCCAGTCGGCACCGTCTGGCTACCCTGCCGCACGGCCCTTTAGGAGGTTCAATGGATCCGTCGGTCCGTTGGCTGTGGGACGCCTGCGATGTGGTCGGCACATTCGCGCTGTACCGACTGGCAATTTCCCCGGCCATGAAATGGGGCGCATACGCTCTCGGGTCCGGGAGGTTTCCCGCCACGGGTTCGAACGGCCTGTATCCGGATGCCGCCGTTCCGGGGCGCGGCGCCGTCCACACCGCTCTGGTGTTTCTCCCGTTGACTGCGATCGCGCTGGTCCTGGGCCGGACCCCGGATGCCCCGGCCTCCTGGGTTTCGACCGCAGCCCTGGCGGCCGTCCTGTGGAAGTGCCTGACTTTCGACTACGACGTTTCCCGCGGCCTCTCCTGGCAACGCGTCGATCGCCTGGTGATTGCAGCGACCGGCGGTGCGGCGCTCGTCTGGCCGCAATGCGGCATGCTCGCCCTGATCCTGCTGTGCGGACGGCTCGGTGCCTGGACGCATCATTCCAAGGCGGCGATCCGCATCCTCAAGATGACGTTCGCCTGGTCGGTGACGGCCGGGGTCCATGAGCACCTGGCGCCGAGGAGCGCACCGGAGACCGACTCCGTCCTGCTCGTGCTGGTCGTAGCGGTCTTCCTGTCGCACTACGTGGTCGCCTGCGTGAGCAAGCTGCGGCTGGGGCCGCGGCCGTGGGACTGGGTGACGAAGAACCGGACCGACCACCTGGTCGCCTCGGCCTACTCCTGGGGCTGGGCCCGCTTCCTGACGGAGCGGCAGGTCCGCCGGATCCTCCGGCCGCTCGCCACGGTCGCCGTCTGGATGAATGCCGGCACCATCGTGGCCGAAGGTCTGGGATTCACGGCTTTTCTCTCCCGCGGGCTGACCGTCGCGGCAATCTCCATCGCGGTGGTATTCAGCCTCGTGGTCTTCATCACCTCCGGGATTTTCTTCTGGGAAAACATTGCAGTCGGCATTGCGCTCATCATGGCTCTCAGCGCGGCGCCCGCCCCGGTATTCGGCGTCGAATCCTGGCTGATCACCATGGCGGTCCTCCTCGCCGTGCTGTCCGGCCTGGCGTGGCGGCCGAGCAAGCTCGGCTGGTGGGATACGCCGTTCGTGGCGAGAGTCTATTGGACCGGCCGAACATCGACCGGCGAGGTCTTCAGGATTCACAACGGCTTCATGAGTCCTTTCGACCGAGAGTTCTCCCGAATGCGCGGATATGCGCTCACGGACGAGGAGTTCGTCACGTTTCCGCTGGGCGGCGTGGAGGACGCACATGTCAGAGACCGCCTCAACGCGCTACGGCTTGAGGGAGAGGACCTGGCCGAAATCAAGCGCGAGTACGGCCGGGTCTACCGCGACGACGAGGACCGCGCCCTGCACGTTTCCTACCTTCGAGAACTCTTTGCCCGCCTGAACGAGGGGGTCCCGAAGAGCCCGCTCCCGCGCTCCCTACGGTGGCTCAAAGCACCCGGGGGCCATCTGTACTACTGGGGCGATCTGCCCGCCTACCGGCTGGATCGCGGCCCGCTGGAGGCAGTGCAGATCCGCTACCAGGAGGTCTACTACCAAAGCGGGCGACAGACCTGGGTCCGCCTGCGTGACGAACTGATCCTCGACGTGCCCGTGTGATTCCCCGCCGCGAAGCCGTCCGCGGCGATGACCCGACAATCGTCCCACGCGTCCGCGCAAGGTGATCTGGAGGATATTCCATGGACAGTCCCAGGCCGGATGTCATTGTGGTCGGCAATGGTGCCGTCGGCTCGTCCGTCGCCTTCGAACTGGTGCGAAGAGGGCACTCAGTGACCCGGATCGGAGCCGAGGGCCGCCCGTTCGCGGCCTCGTCAGCCGCCGGCGCGATGCTGGGGTGCTTCGGAGAGGTCACCTCGTCGATGCTTGCCACCCCGAGCGGCCGGGCCAAGCTGGCGACGGACTACCGGGCCCGCGCGGAATGGCCGGACTGGGACCGCGAACTGGCCGCCGCGTCCGGATCCGAGGAGACCCTGTTCACCGCGGACGGCACCGTGGTGGTACTCAACACCGCCGGAACGGCTGCGGTCGACTCGGCCAACTTCCGGGCCATCGAGACCGCCCTTCGCGAGTACCGGGAACCCCACGAGCTGATCGACCCGGAGGAGTTGGACTGGTTCTCCCCCGACGAGCTGGCCCGTGCGCTGCGCGGAATCCACCTTCCGGGGGAACACGCGGTCGACGCCCACCGGCTGCTGGCCAAGCTCGACCAGGCGTTCAGCGCGCTGGGCGGCGAGACGGTCGACGCCGAGGCGGACGCGGTCGAGGTGCGGCGCGGCCGGGTCCTCGGGGTACGCCTCACCGACGGTCGGCTGTTGCCGTGCGGGCAGGTAGTGGTGGCCGCGGGCGCCCGCTCACTGGAACTCCTGGGCCAGGTCGAGGACCTCCGCCGGCAGATTCCCCCGATGGTGAGCGGATACGGGGTCTCGGCGCTGGTCGAGACCCCGGACAGAAGTCTTCCGCGCAGTGTCCTGCGCAGCCCCAATCGGGCGTTCGCCTGCGGCATCCACTGCGTTCCGCGGAGCGAGGGGACCCTCTACGTGGGTGGCACCAATGTCCTGTCCGAACATCCCCGGAAGTACGCCACCGTGCGGGACCTCCAATTCCTCCTGGAGTGCGCGGTGGACCAGCTCTACTCGGGGCTGCCGCGCGGAGCCGTCCGCGCCGTGCAGGTCGGCAACCGCCCGGTCCCGGTCGATGGATTCCCGCTCGTCGGCTCGGCAGGCATGGACGGCCTCTGGCTGGCAACCGGAACCTACCGCGACGGGCTGCACCAATCGCCGCTGTTGGCCCAGCATATGGCGACGTCGATCGAGGACGGCCGGCCACTCGTAGCGGAGCTGGCCGCCTTCACCCCGGTGCGCGCCCCGCTGCCCTCCGGAACCCGCCAGGAAATCCTCGACTCGGTGGTTGACCAGATGATGGCTTCGGGCTACGAGACCCGGTGGCGGGTGACGCCGGAGTGGCCGGAGCGCATGGAAGAGCAGCTGCGCCGCAGCTACGCCGACACGATCGACGCGCTGCACCCCTGCTTCACCCCGCCCGCCGAGTTCATCCCCAAGCTCAACGACACCCTGCGGAACACGCTGAGTGCCTACTACAAGGCATGGAGCTAAGGCCTGTCCGGCACCGACGTGATCACCGAGGGGAGTCCCCGTGCAGCACGCCACCTATCTGGCATCCGTCACCACCGACAAGAATCTGCAACTTGTCCTCAAGGTCCTGCCCGCGATCGTGGTCATTCTGGCCGCATCGGCCCTGTGTGGGCGGCTGGCGATGCTCGTCAAGCAGCCTCGCGTGCTCGGCGAGATGGTCGCCGGCGTCCTCCTTGGCCCCACCCTGCTCGGCGCACTCTTCCCCACGGCCCAGGAATTCGTCTTCGCCCCTGAAGTCAAGCCCATCCTGTACGTCCTGAGCACCATCGGCCTGACGGTGTTCATGTTCCTGGTGGGAACCGGTCTTGAGCACAGCTCCGGCCAGGGCACGAAAGACACCAGGAACGCAGCCGTGCTGGCCGTCTCCGGCATCCTCCCACCCTTGCTGCTCGGCGCCGCAGCCGCGCATGTCCTGTACGACAAGCTCTCCCGCCCCGATGTCAGCACGTTCGAATTCGCCCTGTTCGTCGGTGGTGCCCT is part of the Streptomyces katrae genome and harbors:
- a CDS encoding cytochrome P450 — encoded protein: MPGTSVYNPLHPDTLANPYPLYADLREQTPIFWHEQSNSWALTRYRECREVLRDNETFARDRRRVGVEVPEFLQNIQTLDPPALTPLKTVLSDALRSQDLDAMGQRARRSIERLFLALAGRERFDWIHEVAAPVALSVTSELFGVEKPAQDLYVPLSDSIARRMDVGLDPGRAASGDEAKNQLNKLVEQWYAAADRPGVLSVIRRTGGKAGVPEHYIRNTTGVMFNASYGTLFATISNVALALVQHPEALEAIRRRGDEKLLETAVDELIRFEGPAQGTSRVAVRPTTIAGQPIERGDVVLALVASANRDPREFERPEELVLDRAPNRHLAFGWGLHGCLGAVFGRIAVREIIYCLAEAPDLWLAGTPKRRTTATVRSLDLLPLTFRQPG
- a CDS encoding NAD(P)/FAD-dependent oxidoreductase, which translates into the protein MDSPRPDVIVVGNGAVGSSVAFELVRRGHSVTRIGAEGRPFAASSAAGAMLGCFGEVTSSMLATPSGRAKLATDYRARAEWPDWDRELAAASGSEETLFTADGTVVVLNTAGTAAVDSANFRAIETALREYREPHELIDPEELDWFSPDELARALRGIHLPGEHAVDAHRLLAKLDQAFSALGGETVDAEADAVEVRRGRVLGVRLTDGRLLPCGQVVVAAGARSLELLGQVEDLRRQIPPMVSGYGVSALVETPDRSLPRSVLRSPNRAFACGIHCVPRSEGTLYVGGTNVLSEHPRKYATVRDLQFLLECAVDQLYSGLPRGAVRAVQVGNRPVPVDGFPLVGSAGMDGLWLATGTYRDGLHQSPLLAQHMATSIEDGRPLVAELAAFTPVRAPLPSGTRQEILDSVVDQMMASGYETRWRVTPEWPERMEEQLRRSYADTIDALHPCFTPPAEFIPKLNDTLRNTLSAYYKAWS
- the pip gene encoding prolyl aminopeptidase encodes the protein MGPFPKIEPYDWGFLDVGHGHRIYWETSGNPDGVPALVLHGGPGSGSSPGLRSIWDPERYLIVQMDQRNCGRSTPSAADPAVPLTHNTTHDLIDDVERLRDHLDVDRWVLWGGSWGTTLALVYAQKYPERVRALLLVYLMLNRPADLRWLYHDVGRYFPAEWREFRSGAGEGAGEDLVAAYHRLLNESGDEAVQREAARQWCAWEETVSSLDPGWRPSPRLADPDYCLAFARIEAHYFSNDAWLTEDQVLRDAHRLTGIPGVIIHGREDRANPYDMAWLLAEAWPDGELVTLPGGHTTGKPSSDAMLAAAARFAQLP